The following DNA comes from Thunnus thynnus chromosome 3, fThuThy2.1, whole genome shotgun sequence.
CAGGCCTTGAGACCAGCCAATAAAGAGTCTGCAGCACGCAATTACAACAAGGTAAATTGTTCCTGTTGTCAACGTGGATGTGTACTTGACCTTTCCTTGAAATGAAAACGGAAATGTCAACGATGATAATTCTAACAATAGATGcttgatgtttttcttcatttcagcTTCAGAAGAGGGAACGCACATGCAGGGCTTATGTTCAGGTAagctatagatagatagatagatagatagatagatagatagatagatagatagatagatagataaaacactctgtctgtctttctctctctcaggcgGTCGTTCAGACAGTCGATAACCTGCTGGGTCCTGAGGCTCTGGTGTCTTGGGCTGATATGAGCAGTGTTGACCAGTCACGCTCAGCATCACTGCTGTTAGACGCAGTAGAGAAAGGAGCATTTCTGTTGGCGAACAACCTCTACGAAGGCCGTTTTAGTGACAGAGCACCAAATGTTGGTAGGTGgtctttgtgtttctcagcTCTCTCACTCTGTGTACTGTGGAAAATGCCAGCTCATCcaggattttgtgtgtgtgtgtttgtctttgtgtgtgtgcacagatcTGGAGGTGTATGTGCTAAATACAGAGGCGGACATACAGGACCTGACGTTCCCTCACTCCTATGACAGTGACAGCATCCTGCAGATTTCAGCAGTGGCTCTGCAACAATACAGCAACAATGGTCTGTGGCTAACTATTTAACATTTTCTACACTGACATCTTTGCCTTTGTTGGAGATTTTCCCCACATATAAAAATCTGAACAttacaaaatataatgtaaaatctAGTCATCTCATAAATCAGTAATAAATCAGATATTAATGTCCACCTCTTTTCAATGTTGCCCTCCCCTCTGCGGTTTCCTCTGCAGGCCAGGTGAAGCTAGTCCTCTCTCTCTATAAGAACTTGGGCTCCTTCCTGACCACCCAGAACTCTACTCTGCGGCTTGGACTGGGGCTTGgccaggggtcagaggtcaggcgTAGGAGCCTGGTGGTCAACTCCCATGTCATCTCTGCTTCTGTGCACAGAGGCTCAAACAGAGTGTACCTCTCCGAGCCGGTCATCTTCACTCTCAGGCACCTGCAGGTCTGTTCGGAAATTTTACTTTGTAATTAATATTTAGAATGAGTAGCTTCCTAATGAAGCTGTAAATTATCTGGTCAGTGAGTGCTGTGAAAAGACGCTcatgtgttttggtgtgtgtcCTCACAGCTGGAGAACCACTTCGGCCCCAACTGCTCTTTCTGGAACGCATCAGGGGTGTCTGGTAGTGGCAGGTGGTCCACACAGGGCTGCCGCCTGTTACacaccaacaacacacacactacctgCGCCTGCAACCACCTGTCCAGCTATGCTGTCCTCATGACGTACCAGCAACCAGCTGTAAGTAACACACAACACGAAAACAACAGTTGACAGTCTTTAATTCTCCTTCACAGCAGACAGAAGGCAGCTCGATTTTCTGTTCTTCTCACATGCTGAGTGTGCAGGAGTAAATGTAACTTGATGTAAACAACTTGTTTATACTGACACTAACTGGCAGGATAATGATATCAGATAGATTAGTGTTGCAAGAATGTCGCTTACTGGAGAACTACAGAGTTGGTCAGGCttggattttacatttttatcgcTATCATTTTCTTTGTAGATGTCCAGTTTCcaaactttaactttttaactaAATCCTGCTCCACCTTTGAACATCAATGGCTTCCTGACTCCACTCTTGTGCACTCATCTGTGGTGGCACAGTTGAACATCACCCTCACCATGCTCCCCAAGATGTTGTTTAAAAATCAGGCACAGAGGGGGTGATAATTGTGGGTTGTAGCTGTAAGAGAGAGACTGATTAATGCTGCAGGGTATTTTGCCTGccatgaaattaaattaagtgTTCTCTGTAAGATGTTCTAGTTCTTGTTGGGTGTGATTCATTTGAATAGATGTTATGTAACCCACAGGgacacataaacagacacacaagtaCTCCACACTAGAAAATACATCCACATATGCTCACAAACCTGCATCAACACATGTCCCTACATTCAGACATATGCTCTTTATCGCTCTTTATCAGTCCGCCGTCGGAGTAGAAGAGCTTCTGGTCTATGTCGTTTCCTGGGTTGGCATCTCTGTAGCACTGGTGTGTTTGGCCATCTGTCTTACCACGCTGTGTTGCCAGGGGGCGCCCTGGCACACAGACCACAGCACCATCCACTGCAACCTGTGGGCCAACCTGCTGATCACTGAGCTGCTCTTTCTTGTCGGTGCCAACAAGACTCAATACACAGTGAGTGCTGGACTAATATAACACATAGTAGTGAAGTATTGGGAAAGAGTAAAAACTTATAACATCAAGGGTATTATTGTGATTTTATAATGCACTTTTTAGGGTTTGTAAAGTATCATTTTTTACCTAAAGTGTACATTTTTTGTACAAATCTTAAAGGGCATTTTTCCTTTGTTGTTATCCTCCCATCACTCacacatgttgttttttattttattgtttcttcaTCCACATTTGCAGGTTGTGTGTTCCATCATTGCTGGCCTGCTGCACTTCTCCTTGCTCTCAGTGTTTTGCTGGTTGTGTCTGGAGGGAGTGGAACTGTACCTGCTGCAGCGGGAAGTTTTTGAAGGACGTAACTCCAGGAGGAAGTACTTCTACCTGTGCGGCTACTCTATTCCTGGCCTGGTGGTGGCCGTGTCTGCAGCCATAGACTTCAGAGGCTACGGCTCAAAAACTGCGTACGTGGACCTCtatgagtgtctgtgtgtgtgtgtgtgtgtgtgtgtgtgcatgttttgatTGGGaacagttactttccaccatatGTTCATTCTTGTGTCGGCTCCCAGACcaagtttgttgttttggatgTTCTAATCGCCCTGTGAtttgtttgtgcgtgtgtaGATGCTGGCTACGTACAGACAATTACTTCATCTGGAGTTTCCTTGGACCCATAGCTGTCATCATTACGGTAAGAGTTCTTGCTCACAGGCAGACAACAATCTTTTCACATATCTTCTATTTAATCaacaacatatttatgaatagaTATTAAACAGTGTTTGATATGTGTCTTTTCTGGCCTCAGCTGAACCTGGTTGTCTTGGTGATGACCTTACATAAGATGCACAGCACTGCTGCCTTGAAGCCAGACTCCAGTCGCCATGACAACCTGAGGTTAGTACAGTGTCCCATGCTGATCTGTTGCAGGAGATAATGCGTAGAACCAAGATGAACTTGGTTCATTGTGTCTGAGTagctttcttttcatttcttctacCTTCCTGTTTccatttgtattattattattattattgttattattattattattattattgttattatgttttttgtagCTGTGATAGTTTTGGTAAAATACTGTATAGAACCTGATTAtaacagatataaaaaaaatgtttaatgactGTTTCTTGAGCTGGAGGCAGTCTGTTTAATAAGAATAATTCTATTTAGAGCTTTGTAGTTGTCTTAAACATTCAAAACTCATGTTAGTGGAAATTGGGAGCcaatattttgtctttgtttatctTAAGCATTTTGTGACACACACTCGAGCTCTCTTTTTGGCCTGGAAAGTCAAAACACAGTTTAACGTCCTCGACTGTTTTAAGCACAGGGGAAATGAAAAATAGAATTAAAAGAGCATTTTGAAAGATGTAGGTAGGTGAACTCTTGTTGAACTTGCttgtcagaaaaaacaaacgtGATTCATCTGgattcctcctcctctcgtGTCTCCAGAGCGTGGGCGGTGGGCTCGCTGACGCTGCTGTTCCTGCAGAGCGTCAACTGGTCCTCGGGCCTGATGTTCCTGTCTGCTCCGTCTCTCCTCTTGGCAtacctcttctcctccctcaaCACAGCCCAGGGGCTCCTCATTATCATATTGCACTGCACCCTCGCAAGGAAGGTCAGTCGCTGTGCACGTGTCGTTATGTAACTGCAAATGTCTGTTTGTAATCTCACCATTTGTGACTAAACTTACATGTTTAAATATTGGGTGTAGGGCCAGAAGGACTATGGCCGATGCCTGCGTCTCTCACAGTGCTGTGCAACATCCTCGTCCAGCTCTCCGGACTCTGTGAAGGGTGCTGCGCTGCGGTCCAACAGCCGCTACACCAGCAGCCAGAGTCGGAGAGCCACGGCTAACAGACAGGTACTCTACAATATGCTGCACTTGTacgtctctgtctcttttctctatCTGAGCCAGGTTTGACCTTGTGTGAAATATTTCCGCTCCAGAGTCGTATCAGGAGGATGTGGAATGACACTGTACGCAGACAGACTGAATCGTCTTTCATCGCTGCAGATGTTAACAACACCCCTACTCTTAACCGAGGTAAAGATtacagtttgtctgtttttttatcttAGGGTCCTTTGTCTGTTGATGTAGAAAGTGAAATCTATttatctccctctttctctttacaGCTACTTTGGGGAACCATTTCCTTACCAATCCAGTGTTGCAGACTCATGCAGGAGCCTCTCCTTATGACACGATGCTGGCCCAGGGATACAATCAACCCTTCACCTCCACAGGTACATCTCATTACAGCTTACTGTGTCTGTTCTTCTACATACAGCTCATTTACTCTCCTCTGTTGGTATGTTTAAGTGTCCTTTTATTTATGTTGCAAAAGTCTTATGCCATACAGAATACTGTTTATTTAAAGCAACCTATTTAAGATCTAACTAgcttaaaaactgtttttgacTTAGAAGAAGTTTTATGATATTTGCAGCAAATgcattaactgaaaaaaaacattggtttTGTGAATGTCCTGCAGTAAATTCCACCAGTTCTTCGTGTAAAAGACAAACAGCATGCGACTGGCAAAGAGGTTTAATGTGTTAAATCTTGACATACTTTTTgataaaatttttaaatttttccatCACCTTTCTTTTGACTTTCTCtaccttgtttttttcccctgtctAGTAGCCCTGAACCGAAATTTCCCATGTGGTGTAAGACTTCTGCATAGCacagtttgtcagtttttgtttctgtaCAGTATGAATGCTTGGAATTAAAAGTTCAGTAAATGCATTGAGTGAATTGAGTGCTGTGAATTTGTTTTATACCTGTTCGgtgttctgtttttcatttatgaGCTTGTAATGTTTGTcttatatgtgtttttttgacaatttccctctctgtctctcttactTAACGTGGACCAGTAGGAACCTTCAGAAACAAGCAGAGtatgagctctcctttgttgtgCTCACTCAGATCATTTAGCGTCACTTCCTTGTGCACTGTGGTTCAATTCCTAGACTATCTGTGCTATATTTGCACACAGTAACTATGCACAGACCATGATGACATAATGTACATCTCTTCCATCTGGCTACATAACCAAACATTTCATCAAACGATACTGTTAATACCCAAATCTTCTTGGTAAAGCCAAACCCTCAGTAGGCACATGAACACTAAGCTCTGCTCATTTATTCATACGTTCATTCATGTAAATCTCCTCATCTGAGTCTTTTATGGTATTTCTGTCCATCTGTAATATGGATCTTCCTGTTTCTTCCAACAGAAGTTGGTGTATCCCAGAGCCAGGAGTCCTGTGGGTTGGACAGTGTGTGTCTCAACGGAGGCTACACTCCTAATACCTTCACCCTGCATGGTTTGGGGGCCACGCCTGGGTCCCGAGCTGGAGTGGTGGGCAGCACTGACCTTCTGAGGGAGGGAGGAGTTGGCATGGGAGCGGATGACATTTCTCCAGCCCTCCTCACCCCCCATGGTGCCACAGATCTGGGCAGTGGTGCTGGAATGCGCTGTAACCTGTCTGACGCAGCAGCGCTGGAAAAGATGATCATCTCAGAGCTGGTGCAGAGCAACCTGAGGCCGTCGGTTGCTATGCCTGTTCCTCCTGAGCGTTATGGAAGCTTGGCGAGGCCTCACCACCATGACAGAGCAGCTCTCACTCACACTGCCACACTAACTCGACATGCACAGCAAGCCCAGGAAGGCTGGGCTGCCACCATGCAGCCGAACTCACGCCACAACGCACAAGAGGGCTGGGCGCACACAAGGCACCACACACAGGACAATGAGACACATTCCACACACGGAACAGATCACGCCACAACGCCACGCTTACAAGATGGCTGGTCACACTCACGTGTTCCTGGAGACTCTGAGTCCCGTGAACTGCTTAAAGATGGCGAGAGGTCACAGCTCCAAGGCACTCTGGGTCGTCGCGGGCTCCAGGACAGGCAGCAAGCACGTCCCCCTGATGTTCAGGCTCGGCCCTACTCCACCCTCAGCCGCACCCCTGGTACTCTGTCCCGCCACCGCAACACAGCGGATTCGAGccaggcagacagagacagggagagagaccGAGATCGTTACCGGGACAGACCActcccgcctcctcctccccctcccccacaGGAGTCTGAGCCCCTGTACAAGGCTCTGGAGGAGCCGCTGCTGATGAAACAGAGGGAGGCAGGTGTAGAGGCATGGAGGGGCGGCCAGGACAGAGACAAGGACGAGACATTTCTCTTAAAAAGAGACGTAATGATGGACGAATGGAGGGGAGGTGCAGACAGAGCAAGGGACGAGTCTTTTACCTCtcagaagagagaaggagagatggaCGAGTGGAGAGGTGGAATGGAGAGAGATAGGGAGGAACCTCTTCTGCTGGAGAAGAGAGACGGGAGGATGGAGGTGTGGCGAGGAGGAGCGGAGACAGAGCAGGAAGAGACTTTTATAACTCAGAAGAAAGATTTTGGGATTGACGGATGGAGAGgcgggaaggagagagagaaggaagaatcCTTGTTTTTAAAGGACAGGGATGGTTGGAGAGCAGGGATTGAACGAGAGAATGAGAAACAGAAGGATAGAGCGCTGGATGTGTGGAGAGGGGGGATGGATATAGACAGGGAGGAATCTTTCCTGTTTGAGAGCAAAGATGGCGGTCTAGAcgggaggaaaagaggaaaagatagAGGGTCTCTTCGGTATCATGGCGAACGAGAGGATTCTGACAGCTTTGCTCTGCCTTTGACCCCTGACCTTGACCTTGACCCTGACTCCTCACCTATCTACGCCCGAGATTCAAACCCCTCCCCGCTCTACCCCGGAGACCGACGCTCACCACCTCTTAGCATCTTCCCCCGAAGCTCTCCCCCAACGAATATCTTCGCTCCACGTGACACCAACTCGCCTCCCAACAATCTCTACTCCCGCCACTCCCCGCAGGTGTACAGCCGAAGCAGCTCCCCTCCTCGCTTCTACATCCGCACCTCCCCTCCGACCCTCTCTTACCCAGACAGCAGCCCTGAAGGTCAAGAGGAGGTCAGTCCCACTGGCCAGCCCCAGCGGCCTGCCCTGGAGCTGCCCTACAGCCTGGGGCGACCCCCGCTGGGCCCAAGGCCCAATCACCTGCAGACCTTCTAccagccgccgccgccgccgccgccggcATCCAATGGGGAGGCAGTGTACACAGCAGAGCCCACCTCTGAGGGAGACGACGGACAGATGCAGCGAGTGACAAGCCTGTGACTAGGGCGGTGGTGATCGGGGCATAGAAaccagggaggaggaggaggaagaaggcgacaaaaacaacatgatgaTAATCAAACTGatggaaatgatgatgatttagatgaagaagatgataatgatgatgggTGATGAAGGTAGCGATGATGACGGTAACAGTGATGGCTCCTCCCTGCTTCTATC
Coding sequences within:
- the LOC137176577 gene encoding adhesion G protein-coupled receptor L1-like isoform X1, coding for MAVSLWFLGVCVLTLAHVTPSDQAMSRAAMPFGLLRRELACEGYPIELRCPGSDVVMVETANYGRTDDKICDADPFQMENTQCYLPDALKIMAQRCNNRTQCVVVAGVDVFPDPCPGTYKYLEIQYECVPYIFVCPGSLLSIQPASSLLEAEHQSGAWCKDPLQAGDRLYVMPWTPYRTEVLYEYASWDDYRQNRVTTTYKLPSRVDGTGFVVYDGAVFYNKERTRNLVKYDLRTRIKSGEAVVVNANYHDTSPYRWGGKSDIDLAVDENGLWVIYSTEANNGRIVVSQVNPYTLRFEGTWATGFDKRGASNAFMACGVLYAVRSIFQDDEGQADGRVGSDMVVYAYDTSRGQELPVQIPFPNPYQYISSIDYNPRDNQLYVWNNYYVLRYPLQFTPPPPTKGPLSSLMTTVRSYTATVALTPVRPSASHPIGVINRGPFDQRPITAMVPLTPRPPLRVPLAPGGPGQVGGCEGRVARGVQWPPTLKGETVERPCPKGSLGIASYQCMSAPVGWSSRGPDLSNCTSPWVSQIAQKIKSGENAANIAGELVNLTRGRIYAGDVSMSVKLIEQLLDILDSQLQALRPANKESAARNYNKLQKRERTCRAYVQAVVQTVDNLLGPEALVSWADMSSVDQSRSASLLLDAVEKGAFLLANNLYEGRFSDRAPNVDLEVYVLNTEADIQDLTFPHSYDSDSILQISAVALQQYSNNGQVKLVLSLYKNLGSFLTTQNSTLRLGLGLGQGSEVRRRSLVVNSHVISASVHRGSNRVYLSEPVIFTLRHLQLENHFGPNCSFWNASGVSGSGRWSTQGCRLLHTNNTHTTCACNHLSSYAVLMTYQQPASAVGVEELLVYVVSWVGISVALVCLAICLTTLCCQGAPWHTDHSTIHCNLWANLLITELLFLVGANKTQYTVVCSIIAGLLHFSLLSVFCWLCLEGVELYLLQREVFEGRNSRRKYFYLCGYSIPGLVVAVSAAIDFRGYGSKTACWLRTDNYFIWSFLGPIAVIITLNLVVLVMTLHKMHSTAALKPDSSRHDNLRAWAVGSLTLLFLQSVNWSSGLMFLSAPSLLLAYLFSSLNTAQGLLIIILHCTLARKGQKDYGRCLRLSQCCATSSSSSPDSVKGAALRSNSRYTSSQSRRATANRQSRIRRMWNDTVRRQTESSFIAADVNNTPTLNRATLGNHFLTNPVLQTHAGASPYDTMLAQGYNQPFTSTGTFRNKQKVGVSQSQESCGLDSVCLNGGYTPNTFTLHGLGATPGSRAGVVGSTDLLREGGVGMGADDISPALLTPHGATDLGSGAGMRCNLSDAAALEKMIISELVQSNLRPSVAMPVPPERYGSLARPHHHDRAALTHTATLTRHAQQAQEGWAATMQPNSRHNAQEGWAHTRHHTQDNETHSTHGTDHATTPRLQDGWSHSRVPGDSESRELLKDGERSQLQGTLGRRGLQDRQQARPPDVQARPYSTLSRTPGTLSRHRNTADSSQADRDRERDRDRYRDRPLPPPPPPPPQESEPLYKALEEPLLMKQREAGVEAWRGGQDRDKDETFLLKRDVMMDEWRGGADRARDESFTSQKREGEMDEWRGGMERDREEPLLLEKRDGRMEVWRGGAETEQEETFITQKKDFGIDGWRGGKEREKEESLFLKDRDGWRAGIERENEKQKDRALDVWRGGMDIDREESFLFESKDGGLDGRKRGKDRGSLRYHGEREDSDSFALPLTPDLDLDPDSSPIYARDSNPSPLYPGDRRSPPLSIFPRSSPPTNIFAPRDTNSPPNNLYSRHSPQVYSRSSSPPRFYIRTSPPTLSYPDSSPEGQEEVSPTGQPQRPALELPYSLGRPPLGPRPNHLQTFYQPPPPPPPASNGEAVYTAEPTSEGDDGQMQRVTSL
- the LOC137176577 gene encoding adhesion G protein-coupled receptor L1-like isoform X2; this encodes MAVSLWFLGVCVLTLAHVTPSDQAMSRAAMPFGLLRRELACEGYPIELRCPGSDVVMVETANYGRTDDKICDADPFQMENTQCYLPDALKIMAQRCNNRTQCVVVAGVDVFPDPCPGTYKYLEIQYECVPYIFVCPGSLLSIQPASSLLEAEHQSGAWCKDPLQAGDRLYVMPWTPYRTEVLYEYASWDDYRQNRVTTTYKLPSRVDGTGFVVYDGAVFYNKERTRNLVKYDLRTRIKSGEAVVVNANYHDTSPYRWGGKSDIDLAVDENGLWVIYSTEANNGRIVVSQVNPYTLRFEGTWATGFDKRGASNAFMACGVLYAVRSIFQDDEGQADGRVGSDMVVYAYDTSRGQELPVQIPFPNPYQYISSIDYNPRDNQLYVWNNYYVLRYPLQFTPPPPTKGPLSSLMTTVRSYTATVALTPVRPSASHPIGVINRGPFDQRPITAMVPLTPRPPLRVPLAPGGPGQVGGCEGRVARGVQWPPTLKGETVERPCPKGSLGIASYQCMSAPVGWSSRGPDLSNCTSPWVSQIAQKIKSGENAANIAGELVNLTRGRIYAGDVSMSVKLIEQLLDILDSQLQALRPANKESAARNYNKLQKRERTCRAYVQAVVQTVDNLLGPEALVSWADMSSVDQSRSASLLLDAVEKGAFLLANNLYEGRFSDRAPNVDLEVYVLNTEADIQDLTFPHSYDSDSILQISAVALQQYSNNGQVKLVLSLYKNLGSFLTTQNSTLRLGLGLGQGSEVRRRSLVVNSHVISASVHRGSNRVYLSEPVIFTLRHLQLENHFGPNCSFWNASGVSGSGRWSTQGCRLLHTNNTHTTCACNHLSSYAVLMTYQQPASAVGVEELLVYVVSWVGISVALVCLAICLTTLCCQGAPWHTDHSTIHCNLWANLLITELLFLVGANKTQYTVVCSIIAGLLHFSLLSVFCWLCLEGVELYLLQREVFEGRNSRRKYFYLCGYSIPGLVVAVSAAIDFRGYGSKTACWLRTDNYFIWSFLGPIAVIITLNLVVLVMTLHKMHSTAALKPDSSRHDNLRAWAVGSLTLLFLQSVNWSSGLMFLSAPSLLLAYLFSSLNTAQGLLIIILHCTLARKGQKDYGRCLRLSQCCATSSSSSPDSVKGAALRSNSRYTSSQSRRATANRQSRIRRMWNDTVRRQTESSFIAADVNNTPTLNRATLGNHFLTNPVLQTHAGASPYDTMLAQGYNQPFTSTEVGVSQSQESCGLDSVCLNGGYTPNTFTLHGLGATPGSRAGVVGSTDLLREGGVGMGADDISPALLTPHGATDLGSGAGMRCNLSDAAALEKMIISELVQSNLRPSVAMPVPPERYGSLARPHHHDRAALTHTATLTRHAQQAQEGWAATMQPNSRHNAQEGWAHTRHHTQDNETHSTHGTDHATTPRLQDGWSHSRVPGDSESRELLKDGERSQLQGTLGRRGLQDRQQARPPDVQARPYSTLSRTPGTLSRHRNTADSSQADRDRERDRDRYRDRPLPPPPPPPPQESEPLYKALEEPLLMKQREAGVEAWRGGQDRDKDETFLLKRDVMMDEWRGGADRARDESFTSQKREGEMDEWRGGMERDREEPLLLEKRDGRMEVWRGGAETEQEETFITQKKDFGIDGWRGGKEREKEESLFLKDRDGWRAGIERENEKQKDRALDVWRGGMDIDREESFLFESKDGGLDGRKRGKDRGSLRYHGEREDSDSFALPLTPDLDLDPDSSPIYARDSNPSPLYPGDRRSPPLSIFPRSSPPTNIFAPRDTNSPPNNLYSRHSPQVYSRSSSPPRFYIRTSPPTLSYPDSSPEGQEEVSPTGQPQRPALELPYSLGRPPLGPRPNHLQTFYQPPPPPPPASNGEAVYTAEPTSEGDDGQMQRVTSL